From a single Brassica napus cultivar Da-Ae chromosome C9, Da-Ae, whole genome shotgun sequence genomic region:
- the LOC106426629 gene encoding UDP-D-xylose:L-fucose alpha-1,3-D-xylosyltransferase MGP4: MAQRLFSSSHLSHSSTSNHRNISLTSRNGLLLLVALLLLLGVSLPWTASPLFIFPNKSSSYSYSSLPSNWRDYSLAQAAKFVAKDGTVIVCTVSSPFVPFLNNWLISVSRQKHQDKVLVIAEDYATLYKVNKKWPGHAVLIPPALDSQTAHKFGSKGFFKFTSLRPRHLLQLLELGYNVMYNDVDMVWLQDPFQYVEGSHDAYFADDRTTIKSLNQSHVLPPPDRNGVTYICSCMIFLRHTNGAKLLMKKWIKELQDGTKAYEGNDQPAFNWALNKTSNQVDLYLLSQAAFPTGGLYFQNATWVEETKGKHVIIHNNYIIGYENKMKRFHDFGLWLVDDHAFESPLGEIE, encoded by the exons ATGGCTCAGCGGCTTTTCTCTTCCTCTCATCTTTCTCATTCTTCAACCTCAAACCATCGTAATATCTCTCTCACGAGCCGCAACGGTCTACTTCTCCTTGTCGCTCTCCTCCTTCTCCTCGGTGTATCATTACCCTGGACGGCATCTCCCTTATTCATCTTTCCTAACAAAAGCTCTTCCTATTCTTATTCTTCTTTGCCCTCCAACTGGCGCGACTATTCCCTCGCTCAAGCAGCCAAGTTCGTTGCTAAGGACGGGACTGTGATCGTCTGCACCGTTAGCTCTCCCTTCGTGCCCTTCTTAAACAACTGGTTGATTAGCGTTTCTAGACAGAAGCATCAAGACAAAGTCCTCGTGATCGCTGAGGATTATGCTACTCTCTACAAGGTTAACAAGAAGTGGCCTGGTCATGCCGTTCTCATTCCCCCAGCGCTAGACTCTCAGACCGCACATAAGTTCGGTTCCAAG GGTTTCTTCAAGTTTACATCTCTGAGGCCACGACATCTCTTGCAACTTTTGGAGCTAGGCTATAATGTGATGTACAATGATGTCGATATGGTCTGGTTGCAAGATCCGTTTCAGTACGTAGAAGGAAGCCATGACGCATACTTCGCTGATGACAGGACTACA ATAAAGTCTTTGAATCAGTCCCATGTTTTACCACCTCCGGATCGAAATGGAGTGACTTACATATGTAGCTGCATGATTTTCTTGCGTCACACCAATGGAGCAAAGCTTCTCATGAAGAAATGGATAAAGGAACTTCAAGATGGAACTAAAGCATATGAAGGAAATGATCAGCCAGCATTTAACTGGGCACTTAACAAGACATCTAATCAG GTAGATCTATACTTGCTTTCACAGGCAGCATTTCCAACAGGAGGATTGTATTTCCAAAACGCCACATGGGTTGAAGAGACAAAGGGGAAGCATGTCATAATCCACAACAACTACATAATCGGTTACGAGAATAAGATGAAACGCTTCCACGACTTTGGTCTATGGCTAGTTGATGATCATGCTTTTGAGTCCCCATTGGGAGAGATAGAGTGA
- the LOC106426630 gene encoding probable glycerol-3-phosphate acyltransferase 3 → MAVKISVFQSLVFLFYRFILRRNTKSKYQKCPSTLLQSDLSRDTLIFNLERSLLKSDSLFPYFMLVAFEAGGVIRSFILFILYPLITLMLSHEMGVKVMVMVSFFGIKKDGFRAGGAVLPKHFLEDVGLEMFKVLRKGGKRIVVSYDLPQVMIEGFLRDYLEVEVVVGREMKVVGDYYLGIMEDKTKHDLVFDDLVRKEKLNTGRVIGITSYNTSLHRYLFSQFCQEIYFVKRSDKRTWQTLPKSQYPKPLFFHDGRLAIRPTPMNTLALFMWGPFAVLAAAARLFVSLCIPYTLSIPILCFSGCRLTFEIDEVSSQKLNSSERKGCLFACNHRTLLDPLYVGFSLKKKNIKTVTYSLSRVSEILAPIKTVRLTRDRVSDGQAMKKLLTEGDLVVCPEGTTCREPYLLRFSPLFAEISDVIVPVAVTSPATFFYGTTASGLKAFDPLFFLMDPYPTYTVQFLDPVSGVTCQDPDGKLKFEVANHVQSAIGKALDFECTNLTRKDKYLILAGNNGVVKKN, encoded by the exons atggCAGTTAAGATTTCAGTTTTTCAATCTCTTGTCTTTCTCTTTTACCGGTTTATCCTCCGGCGGAATActaaatcaaaataccaaaaatgcCCTTCTACTCTCCTTCAGTCTGACCTATCACGCGACACATTGATATTTAACTTGGAAAGATCTCTTCTCAAATCCGACTCTCTCTTCCCTTACTTCATGCTAGTAGCGTTCGAGGCGGGAGGGGTGATAAGGTCATTTATCCTCTTCATTCTCTACCCACTGATAACCTTGATGTTGAGCCACGAGATGGGTGTGAAAGTGATGGTAATGGTGAGTTTCTTTGGGATCAAGAAAGATGGTTTTAGAGCGGGGGGAGCTGTTTTGCCTAAACATTTCCTAGAAGATGTCGGGCTCGAAATGTTCAAAGTATTAAGGAAAGGAGGGAAGAGAATCGTCGTGAGTTATGACCTTCCTCAAGTTATGATCGAAGGGTTCTTGAGAGATTACTTGGAGGTTGAAGTTGTTGTGGGTAGAGAAATGAAGGTCGTTGGTGATTATTACTTAGGAATCATGGAGGATAAGACCAAACATGATCTTGTCTTTGATGATTTGGTTCGTAAAGAGAAACTAAACACTGGTCGTGTTATTGGTATCACTTCCTACAACACATCTCTGCACCGATATCTATTCTCTCAGTTTTGCCAG GAGATTTATTTTGTGAAGAGATCCGACAAGAGAACCTGGCAAACCCTACCAAAAAGCCAATACCCTAAACCACTGTTCTTTCATGATGGTCGTCTCGCAATCAGACCAACCCCAATGAACACTCTGGCCTTGTTCATGTGGGGTCCATTCGCAGTCTTAGCCGCAGCAGCTAGACTCTTTGTCTCTCTTTGTATCCCTTACACATTATCAATCCCAATCCTATGTTTCTCCGGTTGCAGACTAACCTTCGAGATCGACGAAGTCTCATCTCAAAAGTTAAACTCTAGTGAACGCAAAGGTTGTCTCTTTGCGTGTAACCACAGAACTTTGTTGGACCCTCTATACGTTGGATTctctttaaaaaagaaaaacatcaaaacagtAACGTATAGTTTGAGTAGAGTCTCGGAGATTCTAGCTCCCATCAAAACCGTTAGACTGACTCGTGATCGTGTCAGCGACGGACAAGCCATGAAGAAACTATTGACCGAAGGGGATCTCGTGGTTTGTCCCGAAGGAACCACTTGTAGAGAACCTTACTTGCTAAGGTTTAGTCCTTTGTTCGCGGAGATCAGTGACGTCATCGTTCCCGTGGCAGTTACGTCACCCGCAACCTTCTTCTATGGTACAACGGCAAGTGGCCTTAAGGCATTTGACCCGCTCTTCTTCCTCATGGATCCTTATCCAACCTACACAGTCCAGTTTCTTGACCCTGTCTCCGGTGTCACGTGTCAAGATCCTGATGGGAAGTTAAAGTTTGAAGTGGCTAATCATGTTCAGAGCGCGATTGGGAAGGCGTTGGATTTTGAATGCACCAATCTCACTAGAAAAGACAAGTATTTGATATTGGCTGGTAATAATGGCGTAgtgaagaaaaattaa